atccacaatcagccccaggccttgttttggatgactgtacagcactcctccacctttgactacagagtatgtagtcgatctgattccgaattttaccatctggcgaggtccaggtatataggcgtcgtttgggcaattgaaacagtgtgttggtaatgaccagtgagttgtcttgacagaattctaagagtctctgtccagcttcatttgttgtgccaaggccaaattttcccgttactccatctacagtttgatttcctactttggcattccagtcgccaataatgaagacgacatccttctttggtgttaactgtagcaattctcgtaagtcttcataaaactggtcatcttcctcttcagcttcagtggttggtgcgtaaatttgtatgactgtgatgttaaaaggttggccttgaaaacgtacagacatcattctatcagttttaaaattgcaccccattatagtgttacgcaccctgttgctaactatgaaggcaactccatttttcctttggttttcatgtccagaatagtataccatgtactcatctgtagcaaattcaccaataccaatccatctcacttcgcttattcccagtatatcgatgcccagtctcttcatttctcgtttgactatatccagctttccttgatacatggatcttacattccaagttcctaaacagtactgttccttgcagcatcgcacatttcttgaggcttctctcaacgtagttccccccggagatccgactggggaacttgaaacttcggaatattttgaattgagcaaagccatggggttttcttgggaaattacagtggtggtttcccgttgccttccactgtcctccactcctgttggctcactgacccagtttcccgctggggttgtaaacccaaccttccactgggttgctcagcttaacaggggcaccacacgtaggtaggatttggagaattgaggtgtgagaggctaagtgaactctcttggtgagttcatatattcgcatcacacccccgtttctagccagagtctcaagataAGAATTGGAATGGGATACTATAAAAGAGGGTTTGCTAGGTGTAGCTCTTGAAACACTGGGAGCAAGAAGATTGGAACCAAGAAAACTGTGGATTACCAGAGAAATATTGGATTTAATAGTGAAGAGAAATCAATATGGGGAGGGGGGGTGGGGGAACACGACAGAAAGCCAAGATCagtacagaaaagtaaaaaataaaattacaactCTGTGTAGAAGAGCGAAAAAAGCATGGATGATTGAGGTGACTGAGAATATCAGAAAGATATACCGGAAGAAAGG
The Anabrus simplex isolate iqAnaSimp1 chromosome 3, ASM4041472v1, whole genome shotgun sequence genome window above contains:
- the LOC136865885 gene encoding craniofacial development protein 2-like; amino-acid sequence: SRNVRCCKEQYCLGTWNVRSMYQGKLDIVKREMKRLGIDILGISEVRWIGIGEFATDEYMVYYSGHENQRKNGVAFIVSNRVRNTIMGCNFKTDRMMSVRFQGQPFNITVIQIYAPTTEAEEEDDQFYEDLRELLQLTPKKDVVFIIGDWNAKVGNQTVDGVTGKFGLGTTNEAGQRLLEFCQDNSLVITNTLFQLPKRRLYTWTSPDGKIRNQIDYILCSQRWRSAVQSSKTRPGADCGSDHELLISQFRLK